CCactgaaatgattatcacaaagTCAGGATAATGACTATATCCACAGAGGAGGGTGTGGGTTGCGACTGGGAGGAATACAGTGGCTGTATTCTGGAAGGCTGGCAATGGTCTGTTTCTTGACCTTGGTCCTGGTTACATGGGTGTTTGCTTTTACAAATTATCGAAACCTGACAGATATGTTTTATGCACTCCTCTATATCTCAGACGTGAAAAACGCTTCCTCCAAAAagcataatggaaagaaaaatatgtgaagtaGAAATTCTAATGAGGTTTGAATTGTTATGGATGAAAAACTTGATCTTCTATTCAAAAGATCAGCAAGTGTCCATTATCATTAAAAGAGAGGGAAAGCAGGGATTATTTAAACTATAGGTACCCCATAATCTAGTCATCACTCTAAACCTTTCTCTTGCTAGATATTCCACCCTATATTTATATCAATTCCCAAGTCACTGATGACAAATTGGAgggtcatcatcatcattaataaGATCATTAGGCATCACTGGCCAAATCCATTACAGTGGGACTGGGCCACCACACTTAAATGCAAGCAGGCACACTGGGGCTATTGGACACGGTCATCTGTGCATTTTTCTCGGGAGAGTCCATTGCAGTGATTTAGGGTTTAACCTTATCACGTTTAAGTGGTACTCCTGTCCAGAGGCCTCCACGTGCTGGAAAATCTAGAGCAAACTGAGGAATGTCCTCATTGTGTTGTGATATTGGACATGAAATTTACCATGGCGTAACCAATGGTGGAAGGGCAAAGTGTTGGTTTAGGTTGTGCACTGTATAACCCAGGAGTGGGCTGGGTTTTCCCGATTTCGATATAAATTGTTTCATTCTCCAGGCTTTGCATTTCTAGGCTGAACAGTGCTAACCTGTTTTGGCGTCACCTCTTATTCATTCTAATCGCTGCGTCAGCAGGACGAAAAATTTAACGATGTGACAGATTTTCCTGAGGACCTCGTTCAAGACAGTTCTGGTTATGGAAGTTGTTTgtaggggggaggggggacatCATATTCAGTAGGAATTGCTAGCACTATGGTAGTTTAATGTTGACACAGAGTGTATTCGCTCGGAATTTTCCCTCATCTATCaatccagccagccagccggCAAACAATTTTTAACACATGCAAAGTACTAAGCACCACGCTTAGcactgggaggggctggagctgtgTTTATTTTGGTATATACAGTGAGGTACAGATTTAAGTTGCATTTAGCAGATAGATACCCAggttttccagcaccatttaccGAATGAACTGTCATTTCCCCATTACCTGGGAAGACCTCCTTGATTTCCTACTAATATTAACTGTGGAACTTATTTATGCATaccagtctctgcctctgggcTTTCTAGTCTGTCCCAGAGACCCAGTACCAGAATATTTAAATCACTGTGGCGTTAAACACGTTTTAATATCTGATAGGGCCAGTTTCTGCgcattgcacttttttttttcccctttcaggaACGTGTTCGGGCCCGCGGCAGGGGGCGGGGTCGCGCCTCCTCCGCGGCTCTGGTTCCAGCCGAGCCTCGCCGACGCGGAGATGGAAATCCCGAGGCTGCTCCCGGCTCGCGGGACGCGACAGGGCGGCGGCGCTGGCAGCCCCGCGGGCGGCGGCCGGGTCCACGGAGGCCTTGATCCGCGGGCTGGCCAGGCCCCCGCGCGCCGCCTCCTGCTGCTCCGTGGCCCCCAAGATGGCGGGCCCGGGCGGCGGCGCGAGGAGGCCCGCGCAGCCTCACGGGGCCCGGGCCCGAGCCCGTTGCCGCCGAGGCCCGATCacgctggcggcggcggcggcggcggcgacggcggcggcggcggcggcgacgacTTTTTCCTGGTGCTACTGGACCCGGTGGGTGGCGACGTGGAGACCGCGGGCGCCGGCCAGGCCTCAGGGcctgtgtggagggaggaggccgAGCCGGGCCCACGGCTCCAGGGGGGTGAGAGCGGCGCGAACCCCGCGGGCCACCCTGCGCCGGGCTCCCGCTGCCTGTCCGCGgtcccggccccggccccggccccgatccccgccccaggcctgggccccgCCGCGGCCTTCGCGGGCACCGTCACTATCCACAACCAAAACCTGCTGTTGCACTTCGAGAACGGCGTCCTCACCCTGGCCACGCCCCCGCCGCCAGCCTGGGAGCCTGGGGTCGCGCCTGCCCCGCAGCCCGGGGGTCTGATCGCCCCGCAGGCGGGGTTCCCGCATGGCGCGCAGCCCGGCGACTGCCCCGAGCTGCCTCCTGACCTTCTGCTGGCCGAGCCGGCCGAAcccgcgccgcccccgccgcccgaggaggaggcggagggccAGGCCGCTGCCGAGAGCCCCCGCGGGCCGCTGGGCCCGGGCCCGGGCGTAGTGCTGTACCTGTGTCCCGAGGCGCAGTGCGGACAAACCTTCGCCAAGAAGCACCAGCTGAAGGTGCACCTGCTGACGCACAGCAGCAACCAGGGCCAACGGCCCTTCAAGTGCCCCCTGGGCGGCTGCGGCTGGACCTTCACCACCTCGTACAAGCTCAAGAGGCATCTGCAATCACACGACAAACTGCGGCCCTTCGGGTGTCCGGCGGAGGGCTGTGGCAAGAGCTTCACCACCGTGTATAACCTCAAGGCACACATGAAGGGCCATGAGCAGGAGAACTCTTTCAAATGCGAAGTGTGCGAGGAGAGCTTCCCCACGCAGGCCAAGCTCAGCGCCCACCAGCGGAGCCACTTTGAGCCGGAGAGGCCCTACCAGTGCGCGTTTTCTGGCTGCAAGAAGACATTTATCACCGTGAGTGCTCTGTTTTCCCATAACCGCGCCCACTTCAGGGAGCAGGAACTCTTTTCCTGCTCCTTTCCTGGCTGCAGCAAACAGTACGACAAGGCTTGTCGGCTGAAAATTCACCTGCGGAGCCACACTGGTGAGAGACCTTTCCTTTGTGACTTTGACGGCTGTGGCTGGAACTTCACTAGCATGTCCAAACTGTTAAGGCACAAAAGGAAGCACGACGATGACCGGAGGTTCACGTGCCCTGTGGAAGGCTGTGGGAAATCTTTCACAAGGGCTGAGCATCTGAAAGGCCACAGCATAACCCACCTGGGAACAAAGCCCTTTGTGTGCCCCGTGGAAGGCTGCTGTGCCAGGTTCTCTGCTCGAAGTAGCCTCTACATTCACTCCAAGAAACACTTGCAAGATGTGGACACTTGGA
This DNA window, taken from Equus przewalskii isolate Varuska chromosome X, EquPr2, whole genome shotgun sequence, encodes the following:
- the ZXDB gene encoding zinc finger X-linked protein ZXDB isoform X2, producing MEIPRLLPARGTRQGGGAGSPAGGGRVHGGLDPRAGQAPARRLLLLRGPQDGGPGRRREEARAASRGPGPSPLPPRPDHAGGGGGGGDGGGGGGDDFFLVLLDPVGGDVETAGAGQASGPVWREEAEPGPRLQGGESGANPAGHPAPGSRCLSAVPAPAPAPIPAPGLGPAAAFAGTVTIHNQNLLLHFENGVLTLATPPPPAWEPGVAPAPQPGGLIAPQAGFPHGAQPGDCPELPPDLLLAEPAEPAPPPPPEEEAEGQAAAESPRGPLGPGPGVVLYLCPEAQCGQTFAKKHQLKVHLLTHSSNQGQRPFKCPLGGCGWTFTTSYKLKRHLQSHDKLRPFGCPAEGCGKSFTTVYNLKAHMKGHEQENSFKCEVCEESFPTQAKLSAHQRSHFEPERPYQCAFSGCKKTFITVSALFSHNRAHFREQELFSCSFPGCSKQYDKACRLKIHLRSHTGERPFLCDFDGCGWNFTSMSKLLRHKRKHDDDRRFTCPVEGCGKSFTRAEHLKGHSITHLGTKPFVCPVEGCCARFSARSSLYIHSKKHLQDVDTWKSRCPVSTCNKLFTSKHSMKTHMAKRHNLGQDLLAQLEAANSLTPSSELASQGQSDLSDAELVSLFSDVPGSSSAAVLDTALVNSGILTIDVASVSSTLAGNLPAANNSSLGQALDPRGLMATGDLPQSLDTSLFFGTTAAGFQQSPLGMDDVSSLSAGPLGSLGSLAMKNSSQEPQALTPSSKLTVDSDALTPSSTLCENSVSDLLTPTKAEWNIHPDSDFFGQEEETQFGFSNPAGAHGSQKETDLTTVTGSSFLV
- the ZXDB gene encoding zinc finger X-linked protein ZXDB isoform X1, producing the protein MEIPRLLPARGTRQGGGAGSPAGGGRVHGGLDPRAGQAPARRLLLLRGPQDGGPGRRREEARAASRGPGPSPLPPRPDHAGGGGGGGDGGGGGGDDFFLVLLDPVGGDVETAGAGQASGPVWREEAEPGPRLQGGESGANPAGHPAPGSRCLSAVPAPAPAPIPAPGLGPAAAFAGTVTIHNQNLLLHFENGVLTLATPPPPAWEPGVAPAPQPGGLIAPQAGFPHGAQPGDCPELPPDLLLAEPAEPAPPPPPEEEAEGQAAAESPRGPLGPGPGVVLYLCPEAQCGQTFAKKHQLKVHLLTHSSNQGQRPFKCPLGGCGWTFTTSYKLKRHLQSHDKLRPFGCPAEGCGKSFTTVYNLKAHMKGHEQENSFKCEVCEESFPTQAKLSAHQRSHFEPERPYQCAFSGCKKTFITVSALFSHNRAHFREQELFSCSFPGCSKQYDKACRLKIHLRSHTGERPFLCDFDGCGWNFTSMSKLLRHKRKHDDDRRFTCPVEGCGKSFTRAEHLKGHSITHLGTKPFVCPVEGCCARFSARSSLYIHSKKHLQDVDTWKSRCPVSTCNKLFTSKHSMKTHMAKRHNLGQDLLAQLEAANSLTPSSELASQGQSDLSDAELVSLFSDVPGSSSAAVLDTALVNSGILTIDVASVSSTLAGNLPAANNSSLGQALDPRGLMATGDLPQSLDTSLFFGTTAAGFQQSPLGGRNPVWILQSSRSPWFSERNRSYHSDWQLIFGMNYIHSSSYGLLLLITLNFKGILD